Proteins co-encoded in one Marinobacter gudaonensis genomic window:
- the glmU gene encoding bifunctional UDP-N-acetylglucosamine diphosphorylase/glucosamine-1-phosphate N-acetyltransferase GlmU → MSPLHVVILAAGQGSRMKSALPKVLHPIAGRPMLHHVIATAEQLGAEKIHTVIGHGADKVREATRADSVNWVTQSEQLGTGHAVAQALPDLPDEARVLVLYGDVPLTRHQTLEGLVATLDDSTLGLLTVTLDNPQGYGRIVRNADGAVQAIVEQKDATPEQQQIREVNTGILAVSAKHLKTWLPALSNRNAQGEYYLTDIIAMAVAQGLTVSVSQPENPFEVQGVNNRLQLAELERWYQRRQAERLMTEGATLADPARVDVRGEITIGNDLWIDVNVVFEGKVALGSNVSIGPNCVIKDATIADGAEIKANSVIEGASVGANAQIGPFARLRPGTELAANTKVGNFVETKKAVVGEGSKINHLSYVGDASLGRNVNVGAGTITCNYDGVNKYQTVLGDGVFVGSNTALVAPVTIAAEATIGAGSTITRDVADSELAVARARQRNITGWEKPKKH, encoded by the coding sequence ATGAGCCCGCTACACGTTGTCATTCTGGCCGCTGGCCAGGGGTCCAGAATGAAGTCCGCCCTGCCCAAGGTGCTGCATCCGATCGCCGGTCGGCCGATGCTGCATCATGTTATTGCCACCGCCGAACAACTCGGTGCCGAGAAGATCCACACGGTGATCGGCCACGGTGCAGACAAGGTACGGGAAGCCACCCGGGCAGACTCGGTGAACTGGGTCACCCAGAGCGAACAACTGGGTACCGGCCATGCCGTTGCCCAGGCGCTTCCGGATCTCCCGGACGAGGCGCGGGTGCTGGTGCTTTATGGCGACGTACCCCTGACCCGACACCAAACCCTCGAAGGGCTGGTGGCTACCCTGGATGACTCCACGCTCGGCCTGCTCACCGTTACCCTGGACAATCCCCAGGGCTATGGCCGCATCGTGCGTAATGCCGATGGTGCCGTGCAGGCGATCGTGGAGCAGAAGGATGCCACCCCCGAGCAGCAGCAGATCCGCGAGGTAAATACCGGTATTCTCGCGGTTTCCGCGAAACACCTGAAAACCTGGCTGCCGGCCTTGTCGAACCGTAACGCCCAGGGTGAATATTACCTGACCGACATCATCGCCATGGCGGTGGCCCAGGGTCTGACGGTGTCGGTTTCCCAGCCCGAAAACCCGTTCGAGGTTCAGGGAGTGAACAACCGCCTGCAACTGGCCGAACTGGAACGCTGGTACCAGCGTCGTCAGGCCGAACGGCTGATGACCGAAGGCGCGACCCTGGCCGATCCGGCCCGAGTGGATGTGCGCGGAGAAATCACCATCGGCAATGACCTCTGGATCGATGTGAACGTGGTGTTCGAGGGCAAGGTCGCGCTCGGCAGCAACGTTTCCATTGGTCCCAACTGTGTTATCAAGGACGCCACCATCGCCGATGGTGCAGAGATCAAGGCCAACAGTGTGATTGAAGGAGCCAGCGTTGGTGCCAATGCCCAGATCGGGCCATTCGCCCGCCTGCGACCAGGCACCGAGCTGGCTGCCAACACCAAAGTGGGCAACTTTGTGGAAACCAAGAAAGCCGTGGTGGGCGAGGGCAGCAAGATCAATCACCTCAGTTACGTGGGTGACGCCTCACTGGGCCGTAATGTGAATGTGGGTGCAGGAACCATCACCTGTAATTATGATGGGGTGAACAAGTACCAGACGGTACTCGGCGACGGCGTCTTTGTAGGCTCCAACACCGCGCTGGTGGCGCCGGTGACCATTGCCGCTGAGGCCACCATCGGTGCCGGTTCGACCATCACCCGGGACGTGGCGGACAGCGAGCTGGCCGTGGCCCGGGCCCGGCAGCGGAACATTACCGGCTGGGAAAAGCCGAAAAAACACTGA
- a CDS encoding F0F1 ATP synthase subunit epsilon, with amino-acid sequence MGMTVHCDVVSAETKIYSGLVEMLIAAGSEGDLGIAPGHTPLLTQLKPGPIRIIKQGGEEEILYVSGGYLEVQPNLVTLLADTAVRAKDVDEAAALEAQKEAEKALANKTGEFEYSRAAAELAEAVAQLRTIQQLRNKMR; translated from the coding sequence ATGGGTATGACCGTGCATTGTGATGTGGTAAGTGCCGAAACAAAGATCTATTCCGGATTGGTTGAAATGCTGATTGCGGCGGGCTCTGAAGGTGACCTGGGTATTGCCCCGGGCCACACCCCGCTGCTGACCCAGCTGAAGCCGGGTCCCATTCGGATTATCAAGCAGGGCGGTGAGGAAGAGATTCTTTACGTGTCCGGCGGGTATCTGGAGGTTCAGCCCAATCTGGTGACTTTGTTGGCCGACACCGCGGTTCGTGCAAAGGATGTGGACGAAGCTGCAGCGCTCGAGGCACAGAAAGAAGCCGAGAAAGCACTTGCCAACAAGACCGGTGAATTCGAGTACTCCCGTGCCGCTGCAGAGCTGGCCGAGGCTGTGGCCCAGCTTCGCACCATCCAGCAGCTGCGTAACAAGATGCGTTAA
- the atpD gene encoding F0F1 ATP synthase subunit beta, which translates to MSSGQIVQIIGAVIDVEFPRDSVPKVYDALLLEGGETTLEVQQQLGDGIVRTIAMGSTEGLKRGLKAENTGQPISVPVGTQTLGRIMDVLGRPIDEAGEIGEEERWAIHRKAPGYADQAASADLLETGIKVIDLICPFAKGGKVGLFGGAGVGKTVNMMELINNIAKEHSGLSVFAGVGERTREGNDFYYEMKESNVLDKVAMVYGQMNEPPGNRLRVALTGLTMAEKFRDEGRDVLLFVDNIYRYTLAGTEVSALLGRMPSAVGYQPTLAEEMGQLQERITSTKNGSITSIQAVYVPADDLTDPSPATTFSHLDATVVLSRDIASKGIYPAIDPLDSTSRQLDPLIIGQEHYEVARGVQTNLQRYKELKDIIAILGMDELSEEDKLTVARARKIERFLSQPFHVAEVFTGSPGKYVSLKETISSFKGILNGDYDELPEQAFYMVGTIEEAVEKAKEMKAKAKK; encoded by the coding sequence ATGAGTAGCGGACAAATCGTTCAGATCATTGGCGCGGTTATCGACGTGGAATTCCCACGTGACTCCGTACCCAAAGTATATGACGCACTGCTGCTTGAAGGTGGCGAAACAACTCTGGAAGTCCAGCAGCAGCTGGGTGACGGCATTGTTCGTACCATCGCCATGGGCAGCACCGAAGGCCTCAAGCGTGGCCTGAAAGCAGAAAACACCGGCCAGCCGATTTCCGTCCCGGTTGGCACCCAGACCTTGGGCCGGATCATGGACGTTCTGGGTCGTCCCATCGACGAAGCCGGCGAGATCGGCGAGGAAGAGCGTTGGGCGATTCACCGGAAGGCTCCGGGCTATGCCGACCAGGCAGCGTCTGCGGACCTGCTGGAAACCGGCATCAAGGTTATCGACCTGATCTGCCCGTTCGCCAAGGGTGGTAAGGTTGGCCTGTTCGGCGGCGCCGGCGTGGGCAAGACCGTTAACATGATGGAGCTGATCAACAACATCGCGAAAGAGCACTCCGGTCTCTCCGTATTCGCGGGTGTTGGTGAGCGGACCCGGGAAGGTAACGACTTCTACTATGAAATGAAGGAGTCCAACGTTCTCGATAAGGTTGCCATGGTTTACGGCCAGATGAACGAGCCCCCTGGAAACCGTCTGCGTGTGGCCCTGACCGGTCTCACCATGGCCGAAAAGTTCCGTGACGAAGGCCGTGACGTTCTGTTGTTCGTGGACAACATCTACCGTTACACCCTGGCCGGTACCGAAGTATCCGCACTGCTGGGCCGTATGCCCTCTGCGGTAGGTTACCAGCCGACCCTGGCCGAGGAGATGGGTCAGCTGCAGGAGCGGATCACCTCCACCAAGAACGGTTCCATCACGTCCATCCAGGCGGTCTACGTACCGGCGGATGACTTGACTGACCCGTCGCCTGCAACCACCTTCTCGCACCTGGATGCGACCGTGGTACTGAGCCGTGACATCGCCTCCAAGGGTATCTACCCGGCGATTGATCCGCTGGATTCCACCTCGCGTCAGCTGGATCCGCTGATCATCGGCCAGGAGCACTACGAAGTGGCCCGTGGCGTGCAGACCAACCTGCAGCGCTACAAGGAACTGAAAGACATCATCGCCATCCTGGGTATGGACGAACTGTCAGAAGAAGACAAACTGACCGTAGCCCGTGCCCGTAAGATCGAGCGTTTTCTGTCCCAGCCGTTCCACGTTGCTGAAGTCTTCACCGGTTCCCCCGGTAAGTACGTTTCCCTCAAGGAAACCATCAGCAGCTTTAAGGGCATCCTGAATGGCGACTATGACGAATTGCCCGAGCAGGCGTTCTACATGGTTGGTACCATTGAGGAAGCGGTCGAGAAAGCGAAGGAAATGAAGGCCAAGGCCAAGAAGTAA
- the atpG gene encoding F0F1 ATP synthase subunit gamma: MAVGKEIRNQISSIKSTQKITSAMEMVAASKMRKAQERMQATRPYADKMRQVIGHIAKANAQYKHPFMVEREVKRVGYIVVSTDRGLCGGLNINLFKALVREMKAWKEKGVESDLCAIGQKGASFFRSYGGNVVAALTHLGDSPSSEKLIGNVKVMLDSFSEGKIDRLYVVSNEFVNTMTQSPKVEQLLPLPEGEDEEEIKNQWDYLYEPDARQILDGLLPRFIESQVYQGVVENLACEQAARMIAMKSATDNAGSIIDELQLAYNKARQAAITQEISEIVSGAASV, translated from the coding sequence ATGGCCGTCGGCAAAGAAATACGTAACCAGATTTCGAGCATCAAGAGCACGCAGAAGATCACCAGCGCCATGGAAATGGTGGCGGCGAGCAAAATGCGTAAGGCTCAGGAGCGCATGCAGGCAACTCGCCCGTATGCTGACAAGATGCGTCAGGTGATCGGGCACATTGCCAAGGCGAATGCTCAGTACAAGCACCCGTTCATGGTCGAGCGCGAGGTCAAGCGCGTGGGCTATATCGTGGTGTCAACTGATCGTGGCCTCTGCGGTGGTCTGAACATCAACCTGTTCAAAGCGCTTGTCCGTGAAATGAAAGCGTGGAAAGAAAAAGGCGTGGAATCCGATCTGTGCGCCATCGGGCAGAAAGGTGCGTCCTTTTTCCGGAGCTATGGCGGCAATGTCGTTGCGGCATTGACCCACCTGGGCGACAGCCCGAGCTCCGAAAAACTCATCGGCAACGTCAAGGTCATGCTGGATTCGTTCTCCGAGGGCAAGATCGATCGCCTGTACGTGGTGAGCAACGAATTCGTCAACACCATGACCCAGAGCCCGAAGGTGGAGCAGCTTCTGCCCCTGCCCGAGGGTGAGGACGAGGAAGAGATCAAGAACCAGTGGGATTATCTCTACGAGCCCGATGCCAGGCAGATCCTCGATGGCCTTCTGCCACGTTTTATTGAATCCCAGGTATACCAGGGTGTGGTAGAAAATCTGGCATGTGAACAGGCAGCCCGGATGATCGCCATGAAGAGCGCAACTGACAACGCCGGTAGCATTATCGACGAGCTTCAGCTGGCTTATAACAAGGCCCGTCAGGCAGCCATTACCCAAGAGATATCGGAGATTGTGAGCGGCGCGGCTTCGGTCTGA
- the atpA gene encoding F0F1 ATP synthase subunit alpha — MQQLNPSEISDIIKKRIEKLDISSEAKNEGTILSVSDGIVLIHGLADVMYGEMIEFANGTYGMALNLERDSVGAVVLGDYEDLAEGQKVRCTGRILEVPVGPELMGRVVDALGNPIDGKGDLGTDLTSPVEKVAPGVIARQSVDEPVQTGLKAIDTMVPIGRGQRELIIGDRQIGKTAVAIDAIINQKDTGIKCIYVAVGQKQSSIAAVVRKLEEHGAMDHTIVVAAGAADPAAMQFLAPYAGTSMGEYFRDRGEDALIIYDDLSKQAVAYRQISLLLRRPPGREAYPGDVFYLHSRLLERASRVNADYVEQLTNGEVKGKTGSLTALPIIETQAGDVSAFVPTNVISITDGQIFLETNLFNSGIRPAMNAGISVSRVGGSAQTKIMKKLGGNIRLALAQYRELAAFAQFASDLDEATRKQLEHGQRVTELMKQNQYSPLSVAEMGTVLFAANEGFLDDVDVDKVVKFEAQMLDWMRSEQKDLLDKINEKGDYNDEIAAGLKAALEKFKTTQSW, encoded by the coding sequence ATGCAGCAACTGAATCCATCCGAGATCAGTGACATCATCAAGAAGAGAATCGAGAAGCTCGATATCTCTTCCGAAGCAAAAAACGAAGGTACGATCCTGTCGGTTTCCGACGGTATCGTGCTGATCCACGGTCTTGCCGACGTTATGTACGGTGAGATGATTGAATTTGCCAACGGCACCTACGGCATGGCTCTGAACCTGGAGCGTGATTCCGTAGGCGCGGTTGTGCTGGGTGACTACGAAGATCTGGCTGAAGGCCAGAAGGTTCGTTGCACCGGCCGGATCCTGGAAGTACCGGTAGGTCCGGAACTGATGGGCCGTGTTGTTGACGCACTGGGTAACCCCATCGACGGCAAGGGCGACCTGGGCACCGACCTGACCTCTCCGGTCGAAAAGGTTGCGCCGGGCGTTATCGCACGTCAGTCCGTAGACGAGCCGGTTCAGACCGGTCTGAAAGCCATCGACACCATGGTGCCGATCGGTCGCGGCCAGCGGGAGCTGATCATCGGTGACCGTCAGATCGGTAAGACTGCGGTTGCGATTGACGCGATCATCAACCAGAAAGATACCGGCATCAAGTGTATCTACGTGGCGGTTGGTCAGAAGCAGTCCTCCATCGCAGCGGTTGTGCGCAAGCTCGAAGAGCACGGCGCCATGGACCACACCATCGTGGTTGCCGCCGGTGCCGCCGATCCTGCAGCGATGCAGTTCCTGGCGCCGTACGCCGGTACCTCCATGGGTGAGTACTTCCGCGATCGCGGCGAAGATGCCCTGATCATCTACGATGATCTGTCCAAGCAGGCCGTGGCCTACCGCCAGATCTCCCTGCTGCTGCGTCGTCCGCCGGGCCGTGAAGCCTACCCGGGTGACGTTTTCTACCTGCACTCGCGTCTGCTGGAGCGTGCCTCCCGTGTTAACGCCGATTACGTAGAGCAGCTGACCAACGGCGAAGTGAAAGGCAAGACCGGTTCCCTGACCGCCCTGCCGATCATCGAAACCCAGGCCGGCGACGTGTCCGCGTTCGTACCGACCAACGTAATTTCCATCACCGATGGCCAGATCTTCCTGGAAACCAACCTGTTCAACTCCGGTATCCGACCGGCGATGAACGCAGGTATCTCGGTATCCCGGGTTGGTGGTTCCGCCCAGACCAAGATCATGAAGAAGCTCGGCGGTAACATCCGTCTGGCTCTGGCCCAGTATCGTGAACTGGCCGCTTTCGCCCAGTTTGCTTCCGATCTCGACGAAGCAACCCGTAAGCAGCTTGAGCACGGTCAGCGTGTAACCGAACTCATGAAGCAGAACCAGTACAGCCCGCTGTCTGTGGCTGAAATGGGTACGGTTCTGTTCGCAGCCAACGAAGGCTTCCTGGACGACGTTGATGTCGACAAGGTAGTGAAGTTTGAAGCGCAGATGCTCGACTGGATGCGCTCCGAGCAGAAAGACCTCCTCGACAAGATCAACGAGAAAGGCGATTACAACGACGAAATCGCTGCCGGCCTCAAAGCTGCACTTGAGAAATTCAAGACCACTCAGAGCTGGTAA
- a CDS encoding F0F1 ATP synthase subunit delta encodes MAELRTLARPYAKAAFAAAQEHKQLAEWSQVLTIAGQVTANKDIRQLLANPGLEEQKKADLILEVVEDGVTEQVRNFFAVLAENRRLTLLPEIAALFNTYRADLERTVDIEVTAAFELTDEQQQKLAQALSKKLERQVSLAASLDKSLIGGVIIRTGDLVIDASVRGKLTKLADALGS; translated from the coding sequence ATGGCAGAACTGAGAACGCTGGCCCGTCCCTACGCAAAGGCAGCCTTTGCTGCCGCTCAGGAGCACAAACAGCTGGCTGAGTGGTCACAGGTGCTGACGATTGCCGGGCAGGTCACCGCGAACAAAGACATTCGACAGCTTCTCGCGAATCCGGGTCTGGAAGAGCAGAAGAAGGCGGATCTGATTCTGGAGGTCGTCGAGGACGGCGTTACGGAGCAGGTTCGCAACTTTTTCGCTGTACTGGCTGAAAACCGCCGGCTGACTCTTCTTCCTGAGATTGCAGCGCTCTTCAACACGTACCGGGCTGATCTGGAGCGCACTGTTGATATTGAAGTCACCGCGGCTTTCGAGCTGACGGACGAACAGCAACAGAAGCTCGCCCAGGCACTTTCGAAGAAACTCGAGCGGCAAGTGTCACTCGCAGCGTCACTGGACAAGTCTCTGATTGGCGGTGTGATTATTCGCACTGGCGATCTGGTCATTGACGCATCTGTACGCGGAAAGCTGACCAAGCTGGCCGACGCTCTGGGCTCCTGA
- a CDS encoding F0F1 ATP synthase subunit B, protein MNINLTMIGQAIAFFIFVVFCMKYVWPPIMAALQERQKKIADGLAASDRAARDLELAQEKSAQELREAKQQAASLIEQANKRAAQIVEASKDDARKEGQKLIEQAKAEIEQERNQARDALRAEIASIAVAGAEKILETSVDASKHNEMLEKLAAEL, encoded by the coding sequence GTGAACATTAATTTGACGATGATTGGTCAAGCCATCGCGTTCTTTATCTTTGTCGTCTTCTGCATGAAGTACGTGTGGCCGCCAATCATGGCCGCACTGCAGGAGCGTCAAAAGAAGATCGCTGACGGACTGGCTGCCTCAGACCGCGCGGCGCGCGATCTGGAACTGGCTCAGGAAAAGTCAGCTCAGGAACTGCGTGAAGCCAAGCAGCAAGCTGCGAGCCTGATCGAACAGGCGAACAAGCGTGCGGCCCAGATTGTGGAAGCATCCAAGGATGACGCCCGCAAGGAAGGCCAGAAGCTGATTGAGCAGGCCAAGGCCGAAATTGAACAGGAGCGCAATCAGGCTCGTGACGCTTTGCGTGCAGAAATTGCCAGCATTGCCGTTGCCGGTGCTGAGAAGATCCTGGAAACCTCTGTCGATGCCTCCAAGCACAACGAGATGTTGGAAAAACTGGCGGCAGAACTCTAA
- the atpE gene encoding F0F1 ATP synthase subunit C, translating into METVVGMTAIAVALLIGLGALGTAIGFGILGGKFLEGAARQPEMTPMLQVKMFIVAGLLDAVTMIGVGIALFFTFANPFVGQIAG; encoded by the coding sequence ATGGAAACTGTAGTTGGAATGACCGCGATTGCCGTTGCACTGCTGATTGGCCTGGGTGCCCTGGGTACTGCGATTGGCTTTGGTATCCTCGGTGGCAAGTTCCTGGAAGGCGCTGCGCGTCAGCCGGAAATGACCCCGATGCTGCAGGTTAAAATGTTCATCGTTGCAGGTCTGCTGGACGCCGTAACCATGATCGGTGTTGGTATCGCTCTGTTCTTCACATTCGCCAACCCGTTTGTCGGCCAGATCGCCGGTTAA
- the atpB gene encoding F0F1 ATP synthase subunit A has translation MAGSASEYIQHHLQNLTYGKLPAGYERADGTVIEESTWTLARTSAEASDMGFWALHIDSLGWAVALGVLFLFLFRMAAKKATSGQPGGLQNFVEVMVEFVDNSVKETFHGRNKVIAPLSLTIFCWVFLMNLMDLVPVDFLPQLFHLMGLEYMKVVPTTDVNVTLGMSLSVFFLIIYYSLKVKGVGGFLGELTLHPFSSDNLFLKILLVPVNLLLEGVSLIAKPISLALRLFGNLYAGELIFILIALLPLWAQWTLSVPWAIFHILVITLQAFIFMMLTIVYLSMAHEDSH, from the coding sequence ATGGCAGGAAGTGCATCCGAATATATCCAGCATCACCTCCAGAACCTCACCTACGGTAAACTGCCGGCAGGCTACGAGCGCGCCGACGGGACCGTAATTGAAGAATCCACCTGGACGCTCGCGCGGACTTCAGCCGAAGCCTCCGACATGGGCTTCTGGGCCCTGCACATCGATTCTCTGGGCTGGGCGGTTGCGCTCGGTGTCCTGTTCCTGTTCCTGTTCCGCATGGCCGCCAAGAAAGCCACGTCCGGGCAGCCCGGTGGCTTGCAGAACTTTGTGGAAGTCATGGTCGAGTTTGTCGACAACAGCGTGAAGGAAACCTTCCACGGTCGTAACAAGGTGATCGCGCCGCTGTCACTGACCATTTTCTGCTGGGTATTCCTGATGAACCTGATGGACCTGGTGCCGGTAGACTTCCTGCCCCAGCTGTTCCATCTGATGGGTCTCGAATACATGAAGGTGGTACCGACCACCGATGTGAACGTTACCCTGGGCATGTCCCTGTCCGTCTTCTTCCTGATCATTTACTACAGCCTGAAGGTCAAGGGTGTGGGTGGTTTCCTGGGTGAGCTCACCCTGCATCCCTTCTCTTCCGACAACCTGTTCCTGAAGATCCTGCTGGTTCCGGTGAACCTGCTGCTGGAGGGCGTGAGCCTGATCGCCAAGCCGATCTCACTGGCGCTGCGTCTGTTCGGTAACCTGTACGCCGGCGAGTTGATCTTCATCCTGATTGCACTGCTGCCCCTGTGGGCACAGTGGACGCTGTCTGTCCCCTGGGCGATCTTCCACATTCTGGTTATCACCCTGCAGGCATTCATCTTTATGATGTTGACGATCGTGTACCTGAGCATGGCTCACGAAGACAGTCACTGA
- a CDS encoding F0F1 ATP synthase subunit I: MTKASSGGIGRPPIARWFAIESVMLVFASLAFLLFRGQVSGYSALLGGLIFLIPHGYFALKAFRYSGARSAKKIMSSFYQGEAGKLILCAIGFTVVFKWIQPIDVSALFLTFAIMLVTNWLTPLLAGSNTQQS; this comes from the coding sequence ATGACGAAGGCTAGCTCAGGCGGTATCGGTCGGCCGCCCATCGCACGGTGGTTTGCAATAGAGAGTGTGATGCTGGTCTTCGCAAGCCTGGCGTTTCTCCTGTTTCGAGGCCAGGTGTCCGGTTATTCAGCGCTGTTGGGTGGACTTATTTTTCTCATCCCCCATGGTTACTTTGCGCTCAAGGCATTCCGCTACTCCGGCGCGCGGTCTGCCAAAAAGATCATGAGTTCTTTTTACCAGGGTGAGGCCGGCAAGCTCATCCTGTGCGCCATCGGTTTCACGGTGGTGTTCAAATGGATTCAGCCGATTGATGTTTCGGCACTTTTTCTAACATTTGCGATCATGCTGGTCACCAACTGGTTGACACCGCTACTGGCGGGCAGCAATACGCAGCAAAGCTAA
- a CDS encoding ParB/RepB/Spo0J family partition protein, with protein sequence MAAKKRGLGERGLGALLAGSRVNLDQELKDHDGELREVPIDLIQRGRYQPRRDMDPAALQELADSIRQQGVMQPVVVRPISEGRYELIAGERRWRATQMAELDRIPAIIRDVPDEAAIAMALIENIQRENLNPIEEAFALQRLQDEFGLTQAQVAEAVGKSRTTITNLLRLIGLSEDVRIMLEHGDLEMGHGRAMLTLPPELQMQVAKQVVAKSLSVRQTEALVRRVQQETPNKKSASKAALDPNIRALQDDLAERLGARVSIDHGQRGKGKLVIEYSSLDELDGILGHIK encoded by the coding sequence ATGGCGGCGAAAAAACGAGGATTGGGTGAACGCGGACTGGGCGCTCTGCTGGCGGGCTCCAGGGTCAATCTGGACCAGGAGCTGAAGGATCACGACGGCGAGCTCCGCGAAGTCCCCATCGACCTCATCCAGCGTGGCCGCTACCAACCCCGTCGCGATATGGACCCGGCGGCGTTGCAGGAACTGGCCGACTCGATTCGACAGCAGGGTGTGATGCAACCGGTGGTGGTTCGCCCCATCAGCGAGGGCCGCTACGAGCTGATCGCCGGTGAGCGCCGCTGGCGGGCCACCCAGATGGCCGAGTTGGACCGGATTCCTGCCATCATCCGGGATGTGCCCGACGAGGCCGCCATTGCCATGGCGCTGATCGAGAACATCCAGCGGGAAAACCTCAATCCCATCGAGGAAGCCTTTGCCCTCCAGCGGCTGCAGGACGAATTCGGCCTCACCCAGGCCCAGGTGGCCGAAGCGGTGGGCAAATCCCGCACCACCATCACCAACCTGCTGCGGCTGATCGGTTTGTCCGAGGACGTACGGATCATGCTTGAGCACGGTGATTTGGAAATGGGCCACGGCCGCGCCATGCTCACCCTGCCACCGGAGCTGCAGATGCAGGTGGCCAAACAGGTGGTCGCCAAATCGCTGTCGGTGCGTCAGACCGAAGCGCTGGTGCGCCGGGTCCAGCAGGAAACTCCCAACAAAAAGTCCGCCAGCAAGGCTGCGCTCGATCCCAACATTCGTGCGCTCCAGGACGACCTGGCCGAGCGGCTTGGCGCCCGGGTCTCCATTGATCACGGCCAGCGCGGCAAGGGCAAGCTGGTGATCGAATACAGTTCCCTGGACGAACTGGACGGCATTCTGGGCCATATAAAGTAA
- a CDS encoding ParA family protein: MARVIAVTNQKGGVGKTTTCVNLAASLAATKRRVLLVDMDPQGNATMGSGVDKNSLELSGYDMLTKRASAAETIILAEASGFDILPANGDLTAAEVELMNEIGREHRLRLALNTVRDNYDYILIDCPPSLNLLTVNALSAADAVLIPMQCEYYALEGLAALMNTVEQIQETVNPNLQVEGILRTMYDPRNSLTLDVSGQLSEYFGDKVYRAVIPRNVRLAEAPSYGVPALVYDRASKGAIAYLALAGEMVRRHGSKKTSAPVAV; the protein is encoded by the coding sequence ATGGCGCGCGTGATTGCAGTGACCAATCAGAAAGGGGGTGTGGGTAAGACCACCACCTGCGTCAATCTTGCTGCCTCCCTGGCCGCCACCAAACGCCGGGTACTGCTGGTGGATATGGATCCCCAGGGCAACGCCACCATGGGCAGCGGTGTCGACAAAAACAGCCTGGAGCTGTCCGGCTACGACATGCTGACCAAGCGCGCCAGTGCCGCCGAAACGATCATTCTGGCGGAGGCCTCGGGTTTCGATATCCTGCCGGCCAACGGGGACCTGACCGCCGCGGAAGTGGAACTGATGAACGAGATCGGGCGCGAGCACCGCCTGCGCCTGGCCCTGAACACGGTTCGTGACAACTACGACTACATCCTGATCGATTGCCCGCCGTCCCTGAACCTCCTGACCGTCAATGCGCTGTCTGCGGCCGATGCCGTGCTCATTCCCATGCAGTGCGAGTACTACGCCCTGGAAGGGCTGGCGGCGTTGATGAACACGGTGGAGCAGATCCAGGAAACGGTGAACCCGAACCTGCAGGTGGAAGGCATCCTGCGCACCATGTACGACCCCCGCAACAGCCTGACCCTGGATGTCTCTGGCCAGCTCAGCGAGTATTTTGGTGACAAAGTGTACCGGGCGGTGATCCCTCGTAATGTGCGATTGGCCGAGGCGCCAAGCTACGGCGTTCCGGCCCTGGTGTACGACCGCGCCTCGAAGGGCGCCATAGCATACCTGGCCCTGGCTGGTGAGATGGTGCGCCGCCACGGTTCAAAAAAGACATCCGCGCCGGTGGCGGTGTAA
- the rsmG gene encoding 16S rRNA (guanine(527)-N(7))-methyltransferase RsmG, whose translation MINAQWQDQLSTGLAVMGLALGDDQQRRLLAFLGLLNKWNRAYNLTAVRDESQMVSRQLLDSLSILPWVTTDHLLDVGAGGGLPGIPLAITLPDRQFTLLDSNGKKTRFLNQCVLELGLDNVQVIHGRAEDCKPSRPFSQISSRAFTALENLVHWCDGLLANGGEFLAMKGQFPDDEVAALPAGWQVKSSHSLEVPGADGERHLLVVARAADSR comes from the coding sequence ATGATCAATGCGCAATGGCAGGACCAGCTCAGCACCGGGCTGGCAGTGATGGGGCTGGCGCTGGGCGACGACCAGCAGAGGCGGCTGCTGGCGTTCCTGGGTCTGCTCAACAAGTGGAACCGTGCCTACAACCTCACCGCGGTGCGTGACGAAAGCCAGATGGTGTCCCGCCAGCTGCTCGACAGCCTGAGCATCCTGCCCTGGGTAACTACCGATCACCTGCTGGATGTCGGTGCCGGAGGCGGCCTGCCCGGCATTCCCCTGGCCATTACGCTGCCGGACCGCCAATTCACCCTGCTTGACAGCAACGGCAAGAAAACCCGCTTTCTCAACCAGTGCGTTCTCGAGCTGGGCCTGGACAATGTGCAGGTGATCCACGGTCGGGCCGAGGATTGCAAGCCCTCCCGGCCGTTCAGCCAGATCAGCAGCCGGGCCTTTACCGCCCTGGAAAATCTGGTGCACTGGTGCGACGGCCTGCTGGCAAATGGCGGCGAGTTCCTTGCCATGAAAGGCCAGTTTCCGGATGATGAAGTGGCTGCCCTTCCGGCCGGCTGGCAGGTAAAATCCAGCCACTCCCTGGAGGTCCCCGGCGCCGACGGCGAACGCCATCTGCTGGTGGTCGCCCGGGCAGCCGATTCCCGCTAA